One segment of Xanthomonas oryzae pv. oryzae DNA contains the following:
- a CDS encoding phage tail protein yields MGTPFIGEIRMFGFGRTPQGWQACDGSLLQISEYEPLYVLLGTAYGGNGTSTFAVPDLRGRLPIHQGQGPGLSNYPLAQRAGTETVTLTELQMPAHTHTAQATTAAATTTAPAGLLPAAVNGSQFYASDVTGATMLALSPQSTSFAGGNQPHDNVMPTLTVQYCIATTGIFPQQA; encoded by the coding sequence ATGGGTACCCCCTTCATCGGCGAAATCCGCATGTTCGGCTTCGGCCGTACGCCCCAGGGCTGGCAGGCGTGCGATGGCTCGCTGCTGCAGATCTCCGAATACGAACCGTTATATGTGCTGCTCGGCACCGCCTACGGCGGCAATGGCACCAGCACCTTCGCCGTGCCGGATCTGCGCGGTCGCCTGCCGATCCACCAGGGCCAGGGACCGGGCCTGAGCAACTATCCGCTCGCCCAGCGTGCAGGTACCGAGACGGTGACATTGACGGAGCTGCAGATGCCGGCGCACACGCATACCGCGCAGGCCACCACCGCCGCGGCCACCACCACCGCGCCTGCCGGGCTGTTGCCGGCCGCGGTCAACGGGAGCCAGTTCTATGCAAGCGACGTCACCGGGGCCACGATGCTGGCGCTGTCGCCGCAAAGCACGTCCTTCGCCGGCGGCAACCAACCGCACGACAACGTCATGCCGACGCTGACAGTGCAGTACTGCATCGCCACCACCGGCATCTTCCCGCAACAGGCCTGA
- a CDS encoding phage tail protein, with the protein MSEFFIGQVMLTGFAFAPKYFAQCNGQLLPINQNQALFSLLSTRFGGDGKTTFGLPDMRGRTPVGYGPSADPAWQPPAVPMGQAAGAETVTLVGDNLPPHTHLMSCSSANGDNRIPTGRLFANNDIPSGTPHALYAAPGATVPLSQSTIASSGGGQAHPNVQPYTTINFCIALSGIFPSRS; encoded by the coding sequence ATGAGCGAATTCTTCATCGGTCAAGTCATGTTGACCGGCTTCGCCTTCGCACCGAAGTACTTCGCACAGTGCAACGGACAGCTATTACCTATCAATCAGAACCAAGCCCTGTTCAGTCTGCTCAGCACCCGCTTCGGCGGCGACGGCAAGACCACCTTCGGCTTGCCGGACATGCGCGGGCGCACGCCGGTTGGCTATGGACCGTCGGCCGATCCTGCGTGGCAGCCGCCAGCGGTGCCGATGGGCCAGGCCGCGGGCGCGGAGACGGTGACGCTGGTGGGCGACAACCTGCCCCCGCATACACACCTGATGAGTTGCAGCAGCGCCAACGGCGACAACCGCATACCGACCGGCCGCCTGTTCGCCAACAACGACATCCCGAGTGGAACTCCGCACGCGCTGTACGCCGCGCCAGGCGCAACGGTGCCGCTGTCGCAGTCCACCATCGCCAGCAGCGGCGGCGGCCAGGCGCACCCGAACGTGCAGCCTTACACCACGATCAATTTCTGCATCGCGCTGTCCGGCATCTTCCCTTCGCGCAGCTAG
- a CDS encoding TrlF family AAA-like ATPase, with the protein MSDQYTYARFWRCALQVNPVGYKGTYRGADHGLDEAGYNQALLQKCLELGITVVGLADHGSVASVDALRQVLQPHGIVVFPGFEIASNDKTHYVCLFPEDTTLQHLDRYLGNLKLLDPADGIRPSRLSSEELIEEIDRVGGFIYGAHCTQESGLLKNRLNHVWKHPKLRAAQIPGSIDDLTSVEGDFYRKVFLNKDDSYRRERPVAAINAKDVAKPDDLEHPGATCFIKMTRPNFAAFKVAFLDPGSRIRLNSQQAQGPIGKVVRMTVAGGYLDGVRVDFSDHLNTVIGGRGTGKSTLLECLRFALDLPPKGKQAQKLHQEITKENLGRSAGRVELTVVSSAQNGKQYTISRRHGEPPMVRDMDGNVSTLLPRDLLPGIDIYGQNEIYELAQDETSRVQLLDRFLPQDGEYEAKRADVHRRLKDNQQKLTKSLTNLDDLNSQVERLPKLEEQLRGFDELGIKEKLAKTSLLAREREIAKTATDGVQSLRDALSDLRDSLPDLDFINDEALEGLPDAAQLLAMRTTLDGLKQGFTGHLTAMQALLDDKAGQFTTQHDVWQQAIQAHDVGLEKALRTLPATAGKSGQEVGVAYQKLLGEIERIKPMKSRATTHQSQRDTLRQERRNLLTELSDLRGQRIQALQKAAKQLNRRLEGKLKVEIVPEADRTPLMTFLLGCKLDGVGEKRLAFIEDAETISPLSLAQSIQKASADVQLDWGVTQMVADALTKLQSSQLMELEALELEHRADISLNVAHAQADAVFRPLNKLSTGQQCTAILHMLLLENVDPLLMDQPEDNLDNAFIADRIVAELREAKTSRQFLFATHNANIPVFGDAEWIGVFTAAENQGCLGLEAQGSIDVPVIRDQVARLLEGGRDAFIQRKEKYEF; encoded by the coding sequence ATGAGCGACCAGTACACCTACGCGAGATTCTGGCGCTGTGCGTTACAGGTCAATCCGGTCGGCTACAAAGGCACCTACAGGGGGGCCGACCACGGCCTTGACGAAGCCGGCTACAACCAAGCCTTGCTTCAAAAGTGCCTTGAGTTGGGCATCACGGTTGTGGGCCTTGCTGACCACGGCAGTGTGGCCAGCGTTGATGCCTTGCGTCAGGTGTTGCAGCCGCACGGGATCGTGGTGTTTCCCGGCTTCGAGATCGCTTCAAACGACAAGACTCACTACGTCTGCCTCTTCCCCGAGGACACGACGTTGCAGCACCTTGATCGCTACCTTGGAAACCTCAAGCTGCTTGATCCAGCAGACGGCATCCGGCCTTCTCGCCTGAGTTCTGAAGAGCTGATCGAAGAGATCGATCGAGTTGGCGGGTTCATCTACGGCGCACATTGCACACAGGAGAGCGGGCTGCTCAAAAACCGCCTGAACCACGTATGGAAGCATCCCAAGCTGCGCGCGGCCCAGATTCCGGGGTCGATAGATGACCTTACGAGTGTCGAGGGTGACTTCTACCGCAAGGTGTTTTTGAACAAGGACGATAGCTACCGGCGTGAGCGCCCCGTGGCGGCGATCAACGCCAAGGATGTTGCCAAGCCTGATGACTTGGAGCACCCGGGGGCAACTTGTTTCATCAAGATGACGCGGCCAAACTTTGCCGCGTTCAAAGTTGCCTTCCTCGATCCGGGATCGCGAATTCGCCTCAACTCTCAGCAGGCCCAAGGCCCGATTGGCAAGGTTGTGCGCATGACCGTTGCGGGCGGCTACCTTGATGGCGTCCGGGTGGATTTTTCTGACCACCTCAACACCGTGATCGGCGGCCGTGGGACGGGCAAGTCAACCTTGCTCGAATGCTTACGCTTCGCCTTGGACTTGCCACCCAAAGGCAAACAGGCTCAGAAGCTCCATCAAGAGATCACCAAGGAGAACCTTGGTCGTTCGGCCGGTCGGGTTGAGCTGACCGTGGTGTCCTCTGCCCAGAACGGCAAGCAGTACACCATCTCGCGCCGTCATGGCGAGCCGCCGATGGTGCGTGACATGGATGGCAATGTCTCCACCCTGCTCCCGCGCGACTTGCTTCCGGGCATCGACATTTATGGGCAGAACGAGATTTACGAGCTGGCCCAAGATGAAACCAGCCGGGTGCAGTTGCTGGATCGCTTTCTTCCTCAAGACGGGGAGTACGAGGCGAAGCGCGCCGACGTGCATAGGCGCTTGAAGGACAACCAGCAGAAACTCACGAAGTCCCTGACCAATCTTGATGATCTGAATTCACAGGTTGAGCGCTTGCCCAAGCTGGAAGAGCAGCTTCGCGGTTTTGATGAGCTGGGGATCAAGGAGAAGCTGGCCAAGACCTCATTGCTCGCACGCGAGCGAGAGATTGCCAAGACCGCTACTGACGGAGTGCAGAGCCTTCGCGACGCGCTTTCAGACTTGCGTGACAGCTTGCCTGACCTTGACTTCATCAACGATGAGGCGCTTGAGGGCTTGCCTGACGCAGCCCAGTTGCTCGCCATGCGTACGACCCTGGATGGACTCAAGCAGGGGTTCACCGGCCATCTGACTGCGATGCAGGCCTTGCTTGATGACAAGGCAGGACAGTTCACCACCCAGCATGACGTATGGCAGCAGGCGATTCAGGCGCACGATGTCGGGTTGGAGAAGGCGCTGCGGACGTTGCCCGCCACTGCCGGAAAGAGCGGGCAGGAGGTCGGTGTTGCCTATCAGAAGTTGCTGGGGGAGATCGAGCGGATCAAGCCCATGAAGTCGCGGGCGACTACGCACCAGTCCCAGCGCGATACCTTGCGTCAGGAACGGCGCAATCTGTTGACCGAGCTGTCCGATTTGCGTGGGCAGCGCATACAAGCGTTGCAGAAGGCCGCGAAGCAGCTGAACAGGCGACTTGAGGGCAAGCTCAAGGTTGAGATCGTGCCGGAGGCTGACCGCACGCCCTTGATGACCTTCCTGCTGGGTTGCAAGCTGGATGGTGTTGGCGAAAAGCGACTTGCGTTCATTGAGGATGCTGAGACGATCAGCCCGCTGTCGCTGGCCCAGTCGATTCAGAAAGCGTCTGCCGACGTGCAACTCGATTGGGGCGTCACGCAGATGGTGGCTGACGCACTCACCAAGCTCCAGTCGTCTCAGCTCATGGAGCTGGAAGCCTTGGAGCTGGAGCATCGGGCGGACATCTCTTTGAATGTCGCTCACGCCCAAGCCGATGCGGTGTTCCGGCCGCTCAACAAGCTCTCTACCGGCCAGCAGTGCACGGCAATCCTGCACATGCTGCTGCTTGAGAACGTTGATCCCCTTCTGATGGATCAGCCGGAGGACAACCTTGACAACGCCTTCATCGCAGATCGGATCGTCGCCGAGTTGAGGGAGGCAAAGACCAGTCGGCAGTTCTTGTTCGCCACACACAACGCGAACATCCCGGTGTTCGGCGATGCCGAGTGGATTGGCGTGTTCACGGCTGCCGAGAACCAAGGGTGTCTCGGGCTGGAAGCACAAGGCTCGATTGACGTTCCTGTGATTCGGGATCAGGTGGCCCGCCTTCTGGAAGGCGGGCGCGACGCCTTCATTCAGCGCAAAGAGAAGTACGAGTTCTGA